A single region of the Nicotiana sylvestris chromosome 6, ASM39365v2, whole genome shotgun sequence genome encodes:
- the LOC104235258 gene encoding uncharacterized protein: MANLPQSLSMLTAFGGGPGNTASASAAATQDRNKMQSAEQLVLELSNPDLRENALLELSKKRELFQDLAPLLWNSFGTIAALLQEIVSIYPVLSPPNLTPAQSNRVCNALALLQCVASHPDTRMLFLNAHIPLYLYPFLNTTSKSRPFEYLRLTSLGVIGALVKVDDTEVISFLLSTEIIPLCLRTMEMGSELSKTVATFIVQKILLDDVGLDYICTTAERFFAVGRVLGSMVGALAEQPSSRLLKHIIRCYLRLSDNPRACDALRNCLPDMLRDATFSSCLREDPTTRRWLQQLIHNVNGSRVALQAGGFDHLLVN, from the exons ATGGCAAACCTGCCTCAGTCACTCTCAATGCTCACCGCCTTTGGAGGAGGACCGGGCAACACAGCCTCGGCATCTGCCGCTGCAACTCAGGACCGTAACAAAATGCAATCAGCAGAGCAACTCGTGCTTGAACTCAGCAACCCCGATCTTCGAGAAAATGCCCTTCTTGAACTTTCTAAG AAGAGGGAATTATTCCAGGACTTAGCCCCATTGCTATGGAACTCATTTGGTACTATCGCTGCGCTCTTACAG gAGATAGTTTCCATCTACCCTGTTTTGTCACCGCCAAACCTGACTCCAGCACAATCTAATAGAGTTTGTAATGCTTTAGCACTTCTTCAG TGTGTAGCCTCTCACCCTGACACCAGAATGTTGTTCCTCAATG CACATATTCCTTTGTATTTGTACCCTTTTCTAAATACAACAAGCAAATCAAGACCTTTTGAATATTTGAGGCTTACTAGCTTAGGTGTCATTGGTGCCCTTGTGAAG GTAGATGATACTGAAGTAATCAGTTTTCTACTATCAACAGAAATAATTCCCTTGTGTCTGCGCACAATGGAGATGGGCAGTGAACTGTCAAAAACG GTTGCAACTTTCATTGTGCAAAAAATACTTCTAGATGATGTGGGTCTGGATTACATATGCACCACAGCAGAGAGGTTTTTTGCAGTCGGCCGAGTTTTAGGGAGTATGGTAGGTGCACTTGCTGAACAGCCTTCATCAAGATTACTGAAGCACATAATTAGGTGCTATCTTCGGTTGTCAGATAATCCAAG GGCATGTGATGCACTAAGAAATTGTCTCCCTGATATGCTTAGGGATGCCACCTTCAGTAGTTGTCTTCGT GAGGATCCTACAACGAGGAGGTGGCTACAGCAATTGATTCACAATGTTAATGGTAGCCGTGTTGCTCTACAGGCAGGAGGATTTGATCATTTGCTGGTGAACTAA